The Georgenia sp. TF02-10 genome window below encodes:
- a CDS encoding tyrosine-type recombinase/integrase has translation MTVDLPLLLESWVLALRAERLSPRTVQSYSEGVRQYIAWCEETGTAAALDRATVNAWAAHMLDDLGREATTVKVRVQAVRQFAAWLADEGEIAADPLVGVKAPKLDSKVVVPLTDDQIRALIRACQGKSLRDRRDEAIVRLMVETGARAGEVVGMAVADVDLTAGTAVVRRGKGGKGRVVPFGPQTARAIDRYKRLRAGHRLAATPPLWLGERGSGFGYTALYKALTYRARLAGIAGFHPHRLRHTAAHRWLAAGGSEQGLMAVAGWSQPDMLMRYTRARASERAAVEARTLNLGDL, from the coding sequence ATGACGGTTGACCTCCCGCTGCTGCTCGAATCGTGGGTCCTGGCCCTGCGCGCCGAGCGCCTGAGCCCTCGGACGGTGCAGTCCTACTCGGAAGGCGTGCGCCAGTACATCGCCTGGTGCGAGGAGACCGGGACGGCGGCGGCGCTGGACCGGGCGACGGTCAACGCGTGGGCTGCCCACATGCTCGATGACCTGGGCCGCGAGGCCACTACCGTGAAGGTCCGCGTGCAGGCTGTCCGGCAGTTCGCCGCGTGGCTGGCAGACGAGGGCGAGATCGCCGCCGACCCGCTGGTCGGCGTCAAGGCCCCGAAGCTCGATTCCAAGGTCGTCGTACCGCTGACCGACGACCAGATTCGCGCGCTGATCAGGGCCTGCCAGGGCAAGAGCCTGCGCGACCGCCGGGACGAGGCAATCGTCCGGCTCATGGTGGAGACGGGAGCACGGGCCGGCGAGGTGGTCGGCATGGCGGTGGCTGACGTCGACCTGACCGCCGGAACCGCCGTCGTGCGCCGGGGCAAGGGCGGCAAGGGCCGCGTGGTCCCGTTCGGTCCGCAGACCGCGCGGGCCATCGACCGGTACAAGAGACTGCGGGCCGGCCACCGGCTCGCCGCCACGCCGCCGCTGTGGCTGGGCGAACGGGGCAGCGGGTTTGGCTACACCGCCCTCTACAAGGCCCTCACCTATCGGGCGAGACTGGCGGGGATCGCCGGCTTTCACCCGCACCGGCTGCGTCACACCGCCGCCCATCGGTGGCTCGCCGCCGGTGGTTCGGAGCAGGGGCTGATGGCCGTAGCCGGCTGGTCGCAACCCGACATGCTGATGAGGTACACGAGAGCCCGCGCATCCGAGCGCGCCGCTGTGGAGGCTCGGACCTTGAACCTTGGGGACCTGTAG
- a CDS encoding MFS transporter, giving the protein MHAPDQAAAEAAAAPDPRRWRTLALLGVAQLMLIVDVTVVAIALPDMGADLGLDRAGLTWVASSYALVFGGLMLLGGKTADILGPRRVVLAGLTVFVAASLLAGLATTGAAMLLLARALQGVGAAAMSPAALSVIARTFTGAELSRALGVWSALGGAGAAVGVLLGGVLTSGPGWPWVFYVNVPVGAVLLIGLIRSVRPLPGSGGRLDVPGAALVTLATGAVVYGLVAAGDHGWLSADTLVAVVVGLVGYVLFAVRIRAAAAPLVDPALLRRRPVLRGLGLIFVATALMISVFFLGSFVLQQLHGFTALETGLSFLPVAVGTILGSSLAGRVLPRWGVRTVSVAGLLVAAAGLAAAAGIFSMTVLVLATSVAGFGIGAAFVAAAGSLFSAVQPQEAGVGSGALSTFHEFGAATGVSAVSSVAAAALLDPGFAAFAPGYWFAAAVALVAGLASLAPLRGTR; this is encoded by the coding sequence ATGCACGCTCCCGACCAGGCCGCCGCGGAGGCGGCCGCGGCACCCGACCCCCGTCGCTGGCGCACCCTGGCGCTGCTGGGCGTGGCGCAGCTGATGCTGATCGTCGACGTCACGGTGGTCGCCATCGCGCTGCCCGACATGGGCGCCGACCTCGGCCTCGACCGCGCCGGCCTCACCTGGGTGGCGAGCAGCTACGCACTGGTGTTCGGCGGGCTGATGCTGCTGGGCGGCAAGACGGCGGACATCCTCGGCCCCCGCCGGGTGGTGCTGGCCGGGCTCACCGTGTTCGTCGCGGCCTCGCTGCTGGCCGGGCTGGCGACAACGGGCGCCGCGATGCTGCTCCTCGCCCGGGCGCTGCAGGGCGTGGGCGCGGCGGCGATGTCCCCGGCGGCGCTGTCGGTGATCGCGCGGACGTTCACCGGCGCCGAGCTGAGCCGCGCGCTCGGGGTCTGGTCGGCGCTCGGCGGCGCCGGTGCCGCCGTCGGGGTGCTCCTCGGCGGCGTGCTCACCTCCGGCCCGGGCTGGCCGTGGGTGTTCTACGTCAACGTCCCCGTCGGCGCGGTTCTGCTGATTGGGCTGATCCGGTCGGTGCGGCCGCTGCCGGGCTCGGGCGGCCGGCTCGACGTGCCCGGCGCCGCGCTGGTCACCCTCGCGACCGGCGCGGTGGTCTACGGCCTGGTCGCGGCGGGCGACCACGGGTGGCTCAGCGCGGACACCCTGGTCGCCGTCGTCGTCGGGCTGGTCGGCTACGTCCTGTTCGCGGTGCGGATCCGTGCCGCCGCCGCGCCGCTGGTCGATCCGGCGCTGCTCCGACGGCGCCCGGTGCTGCGCGGCCTGGGCCTGATCTTCGTGGCCACGGCGCTGATGATCTCGGTGTTCTTCCTCGGCTCCTTCGTCCTGCAGCAGCTGCACGGGTTCACCGCCCTGGAGACCGGGCTGTCGTTCCTGCCGGTCGCCGTCGGCACCATCCTCGGCTCGAGCCTGGCCGGGCGGGTCCTGCCGCGCTGGGGCGTGCGCACCGTCTCGGTCGCCGGCCTGCTGGTGGCCGCGGCGGGCCTGGCGGCAGCCGCGGGGATCTTCTCCATGACCGTGCTTGTCCTGGCCACGAGCGTGGCCGGGTTCGGCATCGGCGCGGCGTTCGTCGCGGCCGCCGGGAGCCTGTTCTCCGCGGTCCAGCCGCAGGAGGCGGGCGTCGGCTCCGGTGCGCTCAGCACGTTCCACGAGTTCGGCGCGGCCACCGGGGTCTCGGCGGTCTCCAGCGTCGCCGCCGCGGCGCTGCTCGACCCTGGCTTCGCCGCCTTCGCCCCGGGCTACTGGTTCGCCGCCGCCGTCGCCCTGGTCGCCGGTCTGGCCTCCCTGGCCCCGCTGCGAGGGACCCGCTGA
- a CDS encoding MFS transporter, translating to MSTPPTLDNGSLPENGFRTFLQVLGNTLVANVTTSFLWFALIFWIYAETRNVIATGVVGASYMLFISLFSMFFGTVVDRFRKKAVMVRATLAALAVFVLDAAFFFIVGEDQIVNLGGPWFWIFAVVLLAGAVVEQLRSIALSTTVTLLVPDERHANANGLVGTVQGVGILVTSVFSGLSVGLLGMGWTLLIGITALTLTLVHLAALDIPEREIVRTDQQVRWVDIRGGWLAVLAAPGLLALVLFTTLNNLFSGVAMTLMDPYGIDLFGVQAWGIWFAVLPR from the coding sequence ATGAGCACACCACCCACTCTCGACAACGGCAGCCTCCCGGAGAACGGATTCCGGACGTTCCTGCAGGTGCTCGGCAACACCCTGGTCGCGAACGTCACCACCAGCTTCCTGTGGTTCGCCCTGATCTTCTGGATCTACGCCGAGACGCGCAACGTCATCGCGACGGGTGTGGTCGGCGCCTCCTACATGCTGTTCATCTCGCTGTTCAGCATGTTCTTCGGAACGGTCGTCGACCGCTTCCGGAAGAAGGCGGTCATGGTCCGGGCGACCCTCGCCGCCCTGGCTGTCTTCGTGCTGGACGCCGCCTTCTTCTTCATCGTCGGCGAGGATCAGATCGTGAACCTGGGCGGCCCGTGGTTCTGGATCTTCGCGGTCGTGCTGCTGGCCGGCGCCGTCGTGGAGCAGCTGCGCTCCATCGCGCTCTCGACGACCGTGACCCTGCTCGTGCCCGACGAGCGGCACGCGAACGCGAACGGCCTCGTCGGCACGGTGCAAGGGGTCGGGATACTCGTCACGAGCGTGTTCAGCGGCCTGTCGGTAGGGCTTCTCGGCATGGGCTGGACCCTGCTCATCGGCATCACCGCGCTCACGCTCACCCTGGTCCACCTGGCCGCCCTCGACATTCCCGAGCGGGAGATCGTCCGCACCGACCAGCAGGTGCGGTGGGTCGACATCCGCGGCGGCTGGCTGGCCGTGCTGGCAGCGCCCGGCCTGCTCGCGCTGGTGCTGTTCACCACGCTCAACAACCTGTTTAGCGGCGTCGCCATGACGCTCATGGACCCCTACGGCATCGACCTGTTTGGCGTGCAGGCCTGGGGCATATGGTTCGCCGTTCTACCTCGCTAG
- a CDS encoding response regulator transcription factor, with product MTGRLVRVLVVDDQELVRTGLRGILRERYGFAVVGELADGTDVLDVAARVRPDVVVMDVRMPGMDGVTATRALTRAEDAPPVLVLTTFDEEEILAGSIRAGASGFLLKGAPAEDLQRAVRTLADGGAWLDPTITGRVLSTYREGAPPVRPGAQVGLLTPREKDVLALVGAGLSNAEIAAHLFLGEGTVKTHIGHIFTKLGLRDRAGAVVFAFDHGLVRPGDPHDRRG from the coding sequence ATGACCGGCCGGCTCGTCCGCGTGCTCGTCGTCGACGACCAGGAGCTGGTCCGCACCGGGCTGCGCGGCATCCTGCGCGAGCGCTACGGCTTCGCCGTCGTCGGCGAGCTCGCCGACGGCACCGACGTCCTCGACGTCGCCGCCCGGGTGCGGCCCGACGTCGTCGTGATGGACGTGCGGATGCCCGGCATGGACGGGGTGACCGCCACCCGCGCCCTCACCCGCGCCGAGGACGCCCCGCCGGTGCTCGTGCTGACCACCTTCGACGAGGAGGAGATCCTCGCCGGCTCGATCCGGGCGGGAGCGTCCGGGTTCCTGCTCAAGGGGGCGCCCGCCGAGGACCTGCAGCGCGCCGTCCGTACCCTCGCCGACGGCGGCGCCTGGCTCGACCCCACCATCACCGGCCGGGTGCTGAGCACCTACCGAGAAGGGGCGCCGCCGGTCCGGCCCGGCGCCCAGGTCGGCCTGCTCACCCCGCGCGAGAAGGACGTCCTGGCCCTCGTCGGCGCGGGCCTGTCCAACGCCGAGATCGCGGCCCACCTCTTCCTGGGCGAGGGCACCGTCAAGACGCACATCGGGCACATCTTCACCAAGCTCGGCCTCCGCGACCGGGCCGGGGCCGTGGTCTTCGCCTTCGACCACGGGCTGGTGCGGCCGGGCGACCCCCACGACCGGCGAGGCTGA
- a CDS encoding dihydrofolate reductase family protein, whose product MTTTYTFDVFCSLDGFGSYGPDGDWGGYWGKQGSEFLDHRAAQYGEDLRLVLGANTFRQFLEYLGPITRESEASDPVNTRMKYLPTTVISTSLDGPLDWPDATLERGDAVDVVARLKAESAVPLRSHGSLLLNRALMAAGLVDRVQVTIFPVITGQTGTDPIFRGAADFDLDLIETRTFDGRTQELTYRPSLHRRAD is encoded by the coding sequence ATGACCACTACCTATACCTTCGACGTCTTCTGCAGCCTCGACGGCTTCGGCTCTTACGGGCCCGACGGCGATTGGGGCGGGTACTGGGGCAAGCAAGGATCCGAGTTCCTGGACCACCGCGCCGCCCAGTACGGCGAGGACCTACGGCTGGTCCTCGGCGCGAACACCTTCCGGCAGTTCCTGGAGTACCTGGGCCCGATCACCCGGGAGTCCGAGGCGAGCGACCCGGTGAACACCAGGATGAAGTACCTGCCGACCACTGTGATCTCGACGAGCCTCGACGGACCCCTCGACTGGCCGGACGCCACGCTCGAGCGCGGCGACGCCGTCGACGTCGTCGCCCGGCTCAAGGCGGAGTCCGCGGTGCCGTTGCGCTCGCACGGCAGCCTGTTGCTAAACCGGGCGCTGATGGCCGCCGGCCTGGTCGACCGGGTCCAGGTGACCATCTTCCCCGTCATCACCGGCCAGACCGGGACCGACCCGATCTTCCGCGGTGCGGCCGACTTCGACCTCGACCTGATCGAGACCCGGACGTTCGACGGCCGCACCCAGGAACTGACCTACCGACCGAGCCTGCACCGACGAGCCGACTGA
- a CDS encoding TetR/AcrR family transcriptional regulator → MVATETETEAGARGGAASPVRAKRADARRNIEAIIDAATRLLAVDPDASINEIAKAADVGRVTLYGHFDSRATLVRAVVDRAIARTDEALGQLDLDGDPREVLGRLLEATWHLTHRFGAVVVAASQALPPEQMRRAHDEPAARVRALLERGREAGELRADVPIDWQISVIQAILHGASAAVHRGEITADDAPSLVRDTVLAALAA, encoded by the coding sequence ATGGTCGCGACCGAGACCGAGACCGAAGCGGGTGCTCGCGGGGGAGCCGCCTCTCCCGTCCGGGCGAAGCGTGCCGACGCCCGCCGCAACATCGAGGCGATCATCGACGCCGCCACCCGGCTGCTCGCCGTCGACCCCGACGCGAGCATCAACGAGATCGCCAAGGCCGCGGACGTCGGCAGGGTGACGCTCTATGGCCACTTCGACTCCCGGGCGACGCTCGTCCGCGCGGTCGTCGATCGGGCCATCGCGCGGACCGACGAGGCGCTGGGGCAGCTGGACCTCGACGGCGACCCGCGCGAGGTGCTCGGTCGCCTGCTGGAGGCCACCTGGCACCTGACCCACCGATTCGGGGCCGTCGTCGTCGCCGCTTCGCAGGCCCTGCCGCCCGAGCAGATGCGCCGTGCCCACGACGAGCCAGCCGCCCGCGTCCGGGCCCTCCTCGAGCGCGGCCGCGAGGCCGGGGAGCTCCGGGCCGACGTGCCGATCGACTGGCAGATCAGCGTGATCCAGGCGATCCTGCACGGCGCGTCGGCAGCGGTGCACCGGGGCGAGATCACCGCCGACGACGCGCCGTCGCTCGTCCGCGACACCGTGCTCGCCGCGCTGGCCGCCTGA
- a CDS encoding sensor histidine kinase, producing the protein MNRPEADGDGVPWPTAPAALAVLTGVGAVQAGRSLPVALGLGVAVLATSAVLARRRAAGWPVVVALTVPAAGVAAACWGDPRNLGWFGVCVVVGWAALAAPPRPAVLAGAATAAVFVVQLVTVSREPGWLTWIAGTTFTVGACAFARRQRDLVERLHAAHSELAQRARTDERHRIAREMHDLVGHSLTVTLLHLGSARLALDDDRDAARASLTEAERAARDSLDDVRAAVGLMRAAGPPAALPAPTATDIAALVERYRRAGARVELDVRGDLGTLSPNRSLAAYRIVQESLTNAVRHGDGSPIGVRVDVAGGRARITVRNAAPARPHRVPGTGVVAMRERAGALGGHLTAGPDDGGWLVEAVIPG; encoded by the coding sequence GTGAACCGTCCCGAGGCCGACGGCGACGGCGTCCCCTGGCCCACCGCGCCCGCCGCGCTGGCGGTGCTCACCGGCGTCGGCGCGGTCCAGGCCGGCCGGTCGCTGCCCGTCGCGCTCGGGCTCGGGGTCGCGGTGCTCGCGACGAGCGCCGTGCTCGCCCGGCGCCGGGCCGCCGGGTGGCCGGTGGTGGTCGCGCTGACGGTGCCGGCCGCCGGCGTCGCCGCCGCCTGCTGGGGCGATCCGCGCAACCTCGGCTGGTTCGGCGTCTGCGTGGTCGTCGGGTGGGCGGCGCTGGCGGCCCCGCCGCGCCCGGCCGTGCTCGCCGGCGCGGCGACGGCGGCCGTGTTCGTGGTCCAGCTGGTCACGGTGAGCCGGGAGCCGGGGTGGCTGACCTGGATCGCCGGGACCACGTTCACCGTCGGCGCCTGCGCCTTCGCCCGCCGCCAGCGCGATCTCGTCGAGCGGCTGCACGCCGCGCACAGCGAGCTCGCGCAGCGCGCCCGCACCGACGAGCGGCACCGGATCGCCCGGGAGATGCACGACCTCGTCGGGCACAGCCTGACCGTGACCCTGCTGCACCTGGGCAGCGCCCGCCTCGCCCTCGACGACGACCGCGACGCCGCCCGGGCCTCCCTCACCGAGGCCGAGCGCGCGGCCCGGGACAGCCTGGACGACGTCCGCGCCGCCGTCGGCCTGATGCGCGCCGCCGGCCCGCCGGCCGCGCTCCCGGCGCCCACCGCCACCGACATCGCCGCCCTCGTCGAGCGGTACCGCCGGGCCGGGGCGCGGGTCGAGCTCGACGTCCGCGGCGACCTGGGCACGCTCAGCCCGAACCGGAGCCTCGCCGCGTACCGCATCGTCCAGGAGTCCCTCACCAACGCCGTCCGGCACGGGGACGGGAGCCCGATCGGCGTGCGCGTCGACGTCGCCGGCGGCCGCGCCCGGATCACCGTCCGGAACGCGGCCCCGGCACGTCCGCACCGCGTCCCCGGCACGGGCGTCGTGGCGATGCGCGAACGCGCCGGTGCGCTCGGCGGGCACCTCACCGCCGGCCCGGACGACGGCGGCTGGCTGGTCGAGGCGGTGATCCCGGGATGA
- a CDS encoding ABC transporter permease has protein sequence MTAATTSAARDHRPGRARSVTRRLLTHELRLVARDPFTLAFTLAFPIVAMLVVGGAFGSEPAHGFPLNPSHWYIASYFTVMIGATGLVLLPVHIASYRERGVLRRFAAAGFPRWSFALAELALGLIAIAIAGLALLVVAAPVYGVPAVQDPVRVAAGMVVGAVAFVSIGVLLGTLLPSARAAQAIGLLLYFPSLLLGVGGPPTFVMPPGLRAVAEHLPLALVNQAIRDPWLGLGEGTVPLAIVTAVAVVATVLAVRRSSL, from the coding sequence ATGACCGCCGCCACGACGTCCGCCGCGCGCGACCACCGGCCCGGGCGGGCCCGGTCGGTGACGCGCCGGCTGCTCACCCACGAGCTCCGCCTGGTCGCCCGTGACCCGTTCACGCTCGCCTTCACCCTCGCGTTCCCGATCGTGGCGATGCTGGTCGTCGGCGGCGCGTTCGGCAGCGAGCCCGCGCACGGGTTCCCGCTCAACCCGTCCCACTGGTACATCGCCTCCTACTTCACGGTGATGATCGGCGCCACCGGGCTCGTCCTGCTGCCCGTGCACATCGCCTCCTACCGGGAGCGCGGGGTGCTCCGCCGGTTCGCCGCGGCCGGGTTCCCGCGCTGGTCCTTCGCGCTGGCCGAACTGGCGCTCGGCCTGATCGCCATCGCGATCGCCGGGCTCGCCCTGCTGGTCGTCGCCGCCCCGGTCTACGGCGTGCCGGCGGTGCAGGACCCGGTCCGGGTCGCGGCGGGGATGGTCGTCGGGGCCGTCGCCTTCGTGAGCATCGGGGTGCTGCTGGGCACCCTGCTGCCCTCCGCGCGGGCCGCGCAGGCGATCGGGCTGCTGCTGTACTTCCCGTCGCTGCTGCTCGGCGTCGGCGGCCCGCCGACCTTCGTCATGCCGCCCGGGCTGCGCGCAGTGGCCGAGCACCTCCCGCTCGCGCTGGTCAACCAGGCGATCCGCGACCCGTGGCTCGGGCTGGGGGAGGGGACCGTGCCGCTGGCGATCGTCACCGCCGTCGCCGTCGTCGCCACCGTCCTCGCGGTCCGCCGGAGCAGCCTGTGA
- a CDS encoding terminase — protein MSTNDEKKVRTPKGLGPAGRKLFRSVADEWELQQHELLVLIEACRVADRLDALAEAQAGAALTTTNARGDVVASPYLVEARQQQIVLARLLAALRLPDDDAGEHRPQRRGAPRGAYQPRGLSAVV, from the coding sequence ATGAGCACGAATGACGAGAAGAAGGTTCGCACGCCGAAGGGACTAGGACCGGCGGGTCGGAAGTTGTTTCGTTCGGTGGCTGATGAATGGGAGTTGCAGCAGCACGAGCTCCTGGTGCTGATCGAGGCGTGCCGGGTGGCCGACCGGCTCGATGCGCTGGCAGAGGCCCAGGCCGGCGCGGCGCTCACGACGACCAACGCCAGGGGCGACGTCGTCGCCTCGCCGTACCTGGTCGAGGCCAGGCAGCAGCAGATCGTGCTGGCCCGGTTGCTCGCTGCGCTGCGGCTGCCTGACGACGACGCTGGCGAGCACCGCCCGCAACGTCGTGGCGCCCCAAGAGGCGCCTACCAGCCGCGCGGCCTGTCTGCGGTGGTCTAG
- a CDS encoding dihydrofolate reductase family protein → MAAGTRSLHSRPKYVASTTLTNPTWAGTTVLSGDLAAAIRELKAKPGGELQVHGSGTLTRWLLENDLVDELTLLVCPVIVGQGRRLFPDDGPDLALDLVKSRPFPKGITLRTYRPAGRPQYAT, encoded by the coding sequence ATGGCGGCCGGCACCCGCTCCTTGCACTCGCGGCCCAAGTACGTCGCATCCACCACGCTCACGAACCCGACGTGGGCGGGAACGACGGTGCTCTCCGGAGACCTCGCCGCGGCCATCCGTGAGCTGAAGGCGAAGCCCGGAGGCGAGCTGCAGGTGCACGGCAGCGGCACCTTGACCCGGTGGCTGCTCGAGAACGACCTCGTCGACGAGCTCACCCTGCTCGTCTGCCCCGTGATCGTCGGCCAGGGCAGGCGGCTGTTCCCCGACGACGGCCCGGACCTGGCGCTCGACCTGGTGAAATCGCGCCCCTTCCCGAAGGGCATCACGCTCCGGACGTACCGGCCCGCCGGCCGACCGCAGTACGCAACCTGA
- a CDS encoding dihydrofolate reductase family protein, with product MHSLLDAGLVDEVRLLVCPAARGTGTRIFEDRHDLGLVEATGFDNGVALLRYDIKNRS from the coding sequence ATGCACTCCCTGCTGGACGCCGGCCTCGTCGACGAGGTCCGGCTGCTGGTGTGCCCGGCGGCGCGCGGCACGGGAACCCGCATCTTCGAGGACCGGCACGACCTGGGCCTGGTCGAGGCCACCGGGTTCGACAACGGCGTGGCACTCCTGCGCTACGACATCAAGAACAGGAGCTGA
- a CDS encoding HNH endonuclease, giving the protein MSATSELRERIPASLRREILDDVCAYCGHPFATEVDHVVPLSRGGTYDRDNLVAACKRCNAEKLDFTPEEWQTWRAERGAAWPPMSPWDAWARLDLTEAEKDAVLAAHADRSPAGAAVLDAMSAYATAAHAGLPTLAAEAALHAAVANLTGETS; this is encoded by the coding sequence ATGAGCGCCACGTCCGAGCTCCGAGAGCGCATCCCGGCGTCGCTGCGCCGCGAGATCCTCGATGACGTGTGCGCCTACTGCGGCCACCCATTCGCAACCGAGGTTGACCACGTGGTGCCGCTGTCCCGGGGCGGCACGTACGACCGGGACAACCTGGTTGCGGCCTGCAAGCGCTGCAACGCCGAGAAGCTGGACTTCACGCCCGAGGAGTGGCAGACCTGGCGCGCCGAGCGCGGTGCCGCCTGGCCGCCGATGAGCCCGTGGGACGCATGGGCGCGGCTAGACCTGACCGAGGCTGAGAAGGATGCCGTGCTGGCCGCCCACGCCGACCGCTCGCCGGCCGGGGCGGCGGTGCTGGACGCCATGAGCGCCTACGCCACGGCCGCGCACGCCGGCCTGCCGACGTTGGCCGCTGAGGCCGCGCTTCACGCTGCCGTCGCCAACCTCACGGGAGAGACCTCGTGA
- a CDS encoding ABC transporter ATP-binding protein, producing MSVRGLSKAYGGRRVVDRLDLEVRAGEVVGLIGANGAGKTTAVECLQGLRHPDTGRIRVLGLDPAHEPERLRRQVGSQLQDSGLPDRLRVREAVDLFAGPDAADPAALLEQFGIAHRARTPFAVLSGGERQRLFLVLALLNRPRLVILDELTQGLDPADRRGVWAAVDQLRRSGTTVLLVTHELAEAEALCDRVVAMRAGRVLDQGTPAELVARHAGEAIVRFTLPGADDAATAEALQQLNRLPEVRSVTRAAGTVTVRGGRAIIAHVGGWLAARPGPVPPDLDVDLPDLEAALLTLLTRPDEATGAAAGPATGAAP from the coding sequence GTGAGCGTCCGCGGCCTGTCGAAGGCCTACGGCGGCCGGCGCGTGGTCGACCGCCTCGACCTGGAGGTCCGGGCCGGGGAGGTGGTCGGGCTGATCGGCGCCAACGGCGCCGGCAAGACCACCGCCGTCGAGTGCCTGCAGGGCCTCCGGCACCCGGACACCGGCCGCATCCGCGTGCTCGGCCTCGACCCCGCGCACGAGCCGGAGCGGCTGCGGCGGCAGGTCGGCAGCCAGCTGCAGGACTCCGGCCTGCCGGACCGCCTGCGCGTGCGCGAGGCGGTCGACCTGTTCGCCGGCCCGGACGCCGCCGACCCGGCCGCGCTGCTGGAGCAGTTCGGGATCGCCCACCGCGCCCGGACCCCGTTCGCCGTGCTCAGCGGCGGCGAGCGGCAGCGGCTGTTCCTCGTCCTCGCGCTGCTGAACCGGCCGCGGCTGGTCATCCTGGACGAGCTGACCCAGGGCCTGGACCCGGCCGACCGGCGCGGCGTGTGGGCGGCGGTGGATCAGCTCCGCCGGAGCGGGACCACCGTGCTGCTGGTCACCCACGAGCTCGCCGAGGCCGAGGCGCTGTGCGACCGGGTGGTCGCGATGCGCGCCGGGCGGGTGCTCGACCAGGGGACGCCCGCCGAGCTCGTCGCCCGGCACGCCGGCGAGGCGATCGTCCGGTTCACCCTCCCGGGGGCCGACGACGCCGCGACTGCCGAGGCCCTGCAGCAGCTGAACCGGCTGCCCGAGGTGCGGTCGGTGACCCGCGCCGCCGGCACCGTCACCGTGCGCGGCGGCCGCGCCATCATCGCCCACGTTGGCGGATGGCTGGCCGCCCGGCCGGGCCCGGTCCCGCCCGACCTCGACGTCGACCTCCCCGACCTCGAGGCGGCCCTGCTGACCCTCCTCACCCGCCCGGACGAGGCGACGGGAGCGGCAGCAGGACCAGCGACAGGAGCAGCACCATGA
- a CDS encoding VOC family protein, which yields MTTRMDHVGVVVEDLRAAVAFFGELGLELEGEAVVGGAWADQLLGLDGVEADIAMMRTPDGSGRVELSTFRTPPSPAAPPSAPVNTPGIPRLTFVVDALDGALDRLRRHRAELVGEVAQYEDVYRYCYVRGPAGTLIGLVEELR from the coding sequence ATGACCACCCGGATGGACCACGTCGGAGTCGTGGTCGAAGACCTCCGTGCTGCTGTCGCGTTCTTCGGCGAGCTCGGCCTGGAGCTGGAGGGCGAGGCGGTCGTCGGGGGTGCGTGGGCGGACCAGCTCCTCGGGCTGGACGGCGTCGAGGCGGACATCGCGATGATGCGGACCCCGGACGGCAGCGGCCGGGTCGAGCTGTCGACGTTCCGCACCCCGCCGAGCCCCGCAGCGCCGCCGTCGGCGCCGGTGAACACCCCGGGCATCCCGCGCCTCACCTTCGTCGTCGACGCGCTCGACGGCGCCCTGGACCGCCTGCGCAGGCACCGTGCAGAGCTCGTCGGCGAGGTCGCGCAGTACGAGGACGTCTACCGGTACTGCTACGTCCGTGGGCCTGCCGGGACGCTCATCGGGCTGGTGGAGGAGCTGCGATGA
- a CDS encoding GNAT family N-acetyltransferase, with product MPTSPHEPAGGHAPSPPAEAAVLRPARPGDVAAVARIWGEGWVDAHLGHVPAALVAARTPTSFAERARDRVVDTIVAERHGAVVGFVMLDEDQVDHLYLDRAARGGGIGAALLDAAERTVIAAGHRRAWLAVATGNTGARRFYARQGWVDDGPFVHQAPVPGGSVAVDCHRFVSPRR from the coding sequence ATGCCAACGTCACCGCACGAGCCGGCGGGCGGGCACGCTCCCTCGCCACCGGCCGAGGCTGCCGTCCTCCGCCCGGCACGCCCGGGCGACGTCGCCGCCGTCGCCCGCATCTGGGGGGAGGGGTGGGTCGACGCCCACCTCGGTCACGTCCCCGCCGCACTGGTCGCTGCGCGGACCCCGACCTCGTTCGCCGAGCGGGCCCGCGACCGCGTGGTCGACACGATCGTCGCGGAACGGCATGGCGCCGTCGTCGGGTTCGTGATGCTCGACGAGGACCAGGTGGACCATCTGTACCTGGACCGCGCCGCCCGCGGCGGGGGCATCGGGGCGGCGCTGCTCGACGCGGCGGAGCGGACCGTGATCGCGGCGGGGCACCGGCGCGCCTGGCTCGCGGTGGCGACCGGGAACACCGGTGCCCGCCGGTTCTACGCGCGGCAGGGCTGGGTCGACGACGGCCCCTTCGTCCACCAGGCGCCCGTCCCCGGCGGGTCGGTGGCGGTCGACTGTCACCGGTTCGTCAGCCCTCGCCGGTAG